In Balearica regulorum gibbericeps isolate bBalReg1 chromosome 14, bBalReg1.pri, whole genome shotgun sequence, one genomic interval encodes:
- the SLC35A4 gene encoding putative UDP-sugar transporter protein SLC35A4, translating to MVLFGNATGSANWVLRRGLWGLMLVLSVAIYGSHAPLLTLCKVDGMIPFSSTSVVVLVELTKLVFSLLFLLTWDRELLGVAMSWHHVVPFALSALLYAANNNLVVHMQLFMDPSTYQVLSNLKIVSTALLYSLFLHQRLSMRRWLALFLLVAAGVSYSCGGLQDPGSPSKMQLHITLLGLLLISVYCLISGLSAVYTEAILKTQALPLSLQNLFLYFFGVVFNLIGYFWSSTEGSFLEGFSSWVLVIVVSQALNGLIMSVVMKHSSNITRLFVISCSILVNALLSVTLFNLQLTLLFFVAVSCIGLAVHLYYGVR from the coding sequence ATGGTGCTGTTTGGTAATGCTACTGGCTCTGCAAATTGGGTGCTCcggagggggctgtggggactGATGCTGGTGTTGTCTGTAGCCATATACGGCTCTCATGCTCCCCTCCTGACCCTGTGCAAGGTGGATGGGATGATCCCCTTCAGCTCCACGTCCGTCGTTGTTCTTGTTGAGCTGACAAAACTGGTGTTCTCTCTCCTGTTCCTGCTGACCTGGGACCGGGAGCTGCTGGGAGTCGCCATGTCGTGGCACCACGTGGTCCCCTTCGCCCTCTCTGCCTTGCTCTATGCTGCCAACAACAACCTGGTGGTTCACATGCAGCTCTTCATGGATCCCAGCACCTACCAGGTCTTGAGTAACTTAAAGATCGTCAGCACCGCGCTCCTCTACAGCCTCTTCCTGCACCAACGGCTCAGCATGCGCAGATGGCTGGCTCTCTTCctgctggtggctgctggggtGAGCTACAGCTGTGGCGGCCTGCAGGACCCTGGCAGCCCCTCCAAGATGCAGCTGCACATCACGCTGCTGGGCTTGTTGCTGATCTCGGTGTACTGCCTGATATCGGGCTTGTCTGCTGTCTACACGGAAGCCATCCTGAAAACTCAGGCGCTGCCTCTCAGCCTTCAGAACCTCTTCCTTTACTTCTTTGGGGTCGTGTTCAACTTGATCGGCTACTTCTGGAGCAGCACAGAAGGCAGTTTCTTGGAGGGCTTCTCATCCTGGGTGCTAGTGATTGTGGTCAGCCAGGCTTTGAATGGCTTGATCATGTCTGTGGTCATGAAGCACAGCAGTAACATCACCAGGCTCTTCGTGATCTCCTGCTCTATCCTGGTCAATGCCCTCCTGTCCGTCACCCTCTTCAACCTGCAGCTCACCCTCCTCTTCTTCGTTGCTGTCTCGTGCATTGGCCTTGCTGTTCACTTGTACTATGGGGTCAGAtag